The Manihot esculenta cultivar AM560-2 chromosome 11, M.esculenta_v8, whole genome shotgun sequence genome includes a region encoding these proteins:
- the LOC110625700 gene encoding ankyrin repeat-containing protein At5g02620, with the protein MEPSSPLPNPAPRKKMTKQLTGKKDDTKLHSAARAGNLAAVMEIFSDTGEKALKELLGKQNQSGETALYVAAEYGYVDLVREMIKYYDLADAGIKARNGFDAFHIAAKQGDLEILALLMEAHPELAMTVDLSNTTALHTAATQGHIEVVNFLLSVGSGLATIARSNGKTALHSAARNGHLEVVRALVAMEPGIVTRIDKKGQTALHMAVKGQNVEVVAELIRAEPSSVNMVDTKGNTALHIATRKGRTQIVRLLLRRDATDTKAVNKTGETAIDTAEKTGHPDIASILQEHGVQSAKTIKPQVTNPVRELKQTVSDIKHEVHYQLEHTRQTRKRVQGIAKRLNKMHAEGLNNAINSTTVVAVLIATVAFAAIFTVPGQYVDDPSKIHPGQSLGEANIAAKAPFIIFFVFDSIALFISLAVVVVQTSVVVIESKAKKQLMAIINKLMWIACALISVAFLALSFIVVGKHGRWLAIGVTIMGTSIMVTTLGTMCYWVIKHRIEASNMRSIRRSSLGSRSRSFSMSVVSDTDILNNEYKKMYAI; encoded by the exons ATGGAGCCATCATCTCCGCTGCCTAATCCAGCTCCTCGGAAAAAGATGACCAAACAATTGACTGGAAAAAAAGATGATACAAAACTGCATTCTGCAGCTAGAGCAGGAAATCTAGCTGCTGTAATGGAAATCTTTTCTGATACAGGGGAGAAAGCGTTGAAGGAATTGCTAGGGAAGCAAAATCAATCAGGAGAAACTGCCCTTTATGTCGCAGCCGAATATGGTTATGTCGATTTAGTTAGGGAGATGATTAAATACTATGATCTTGCTGATGCTGGTATCAAAGCGAGAAATGGGTTTGATGCCTTCCATATTGCTGCCAAGCAAGGAGATTTAG AAATATTGGCACTTCTGATGGAGGCCCATCCAGAATTGGCTATGACTGTTGATTTATCAAATACTACAGCATTGCACACTGCTGCAACACAAGGGCATATAGAGGTGGTGAATTTTTTGTTGAGTGTAGGAAGCGGCCTGGCAACCATTGCTAGAAGCAATGGGAAGACTGCCTTGCATTCTGCAGCAAGAAATGGACACCTGGAGGTTGTTAGGGCACTTGTGGCAATGGAGCCTGGGATAGTGACAAGGATAGATAAAAAGGGGCAGACAGCACTTCATATggcggtaaaggggcaaaatgTTGAGGTGGTGGCGGAGTTGATTAGAGCAGAACCTTCGTCGGTGAACATGGTGGATACTAAGGGCAACACAGCATTACATATAGCAACTAGGAAAGGAAGAACACAG ATTGTGCGGTTGCTACTCAGGCGCGATGCAACAGACACAAAGGCAGTCAATAAGACTGGCGAAACTGCCATTGATACTGCAGAAAAAACTGGACACCCAGATATTGCATCCATTTTGCAGGAGCATGGTGTTCAGAGTGCCAAAACTATTAAGCCACAAGTAACAAATCCAGTACGAGAGTTGAAACAAACTGTAAGCGACATAAAACACGAGGTTCACTACCAGTTGGAACACACCCGTCAAACTCGTAAGAGAGTACAAGGCATTGCTAAACGTCTTAACAAAATGCACGCAGAAGGCCTTAACAATGCCATCAACTCCACAACCGTTGTTGCTGTCCTCATTGCCACAGTTGCCTTTGCAGCCATCTTCACTGTCCCCGGCCAATACGTAGATGATCCAAGCAAAATTCACCCAGGACAATCTCTTGGAGAAGCAAACATTGCAGCCAAAGCTCCGTTTATAATATTCTTCGTCTTTGATTCTATTGCCCTCTTCATCTCTCTAGCTGTTGTGGTTGTGCAAACATCAGTTGTTGTCATAGAGAGCAAGGCAAAGAAGCAGCTGATGGCAATCATTAACAAGTTGATGTGGATAGCTTGTGCACTTATTTCAGTAGCATTCTTAGCTCTGTCATTTATTGTGGTGGGCAAGCATGGGAGGTGGCTGGCAATTGGTGTTACAATCATGGGAACAAGCATAATGGTTACAACTCTGGGAACTATGTGTTACTGGGTAATTAAGCATCGGATCGAGGCCTCGAACATGAGGAGCATACGAAGATCATCGTTGGGAAGCAGGTCGCGTTCATTTTCAATGTCTGTAGTGTCAGATACTGATATCTTAAACAATGAATATAAGAAAATGTATGCAATTTAA
- the LOC110625701 gene encoding uncharacterized protein At1g24485 produces MEEVTMLLTLILVVLLSISLQAFSQERYYDLRIDCGAFNQTAARNQDGHIVQWLTDQNFAYTGENQLLSYSQHFSTMNSLRYFPAGQRNCYFLPLDSSDRKFLFRAGFYYGNYDGLSKPPSFNLEIDGNFWTTVTTNSTNNNKPVYYELIYRIKRDSAQVCLVQTSDEIPFISSLEANEIIPEDVYRLMENNTGLLLHSRINYGANATIEQLNREQDWFNRIWKAKKMSEYLNIVSAIIVDDTMLGENYPPWPVMQTAIQAKNISDSIHLSVNFSAQTTTVAYFVLYFRDPIGRFTESIAQVEIFIDSQKLGATDVPPDYRTTDVFHVVSFYPVKVNGSANVTISPAKNSTLAPLLNAMEVFSVVNMPYASKAAYLPNLSVVSCLVFLHLLTIIVSATELF; encoded by the exons ATGGAGGAAGTTACGATGCTTCTGACTCTGATATTGGTGGTGCTCCTCTCCATCTCCCTGCAGGCCTTTTCACAAG AACGTTATTATGACTTAAGGATTGATTGTGGAGCATTCAACCAAACGGCGGCAAGGAATCAAGATGGTCATATTGTTCAATGGCTCACCGACCAAAATTTTGCATACACCGGAGAAAACCAACTCCTCAGCTACAGCCAACACTTTAGCACAATGAACTCTCTACGATATTTCCCTGCTGGTCAGAGGAACTGCTACTTCTTACCCTTGGATTCATCGGACAGAAAGTTTCTGTTTCGAGCAGGATTTTATTATGGAAACTATGATGGCCTGTCCAAGCCTCCAAGTTTCAATTTGGAGATTGATGGAAATTTTTGGACAACAGTGACAACTAACTCTACGAATAATAATAAGCCTGTTTACTATGAATTGATTTACAGGATCAAGAGAGACAGTGCTCAAGTGTGTTTGGTCCAAACAAGTGATGAGATTCCATTCATTTCTTCCCTTGAAGCTAACGAAATTATTCCAGAAGATGTCTACAGGTTGATGGAGAACAACACAGGTTTGCTTCTTCATAGCAGGATCAATTATGGAGCAAACGCTACTATTGA GCAACTCAATCGCGAGCAAGATTGGTTCAACCGAATTTGGAAGGCCAAAAAAATGTCGGAATATCTCAACATTGTTTCTGCCATAATCGTTGATGACACAATGCTTGGTGAAAATTATCCACCATGGCCTGTTATGCAAACTGCTATACAAGCAAAAAACATCTCTGACTCCATTCATCTATCTGTCAACTTTTCTGCTCAAACAACTACAGTAGCCTACTTTGTGCTGTATTTCAGGGACCCAATTGGAAGATTTACTGAAAGTATTGCCCAAGTTGAGATTTTCATAGACAGCCAAAAATTGGGAGCTACTGATGTTCCTCCCGATTATCGAACTACTGATGTGTTCCATGTGGTGTCGTTTTATCCAGTTAAGGTTAATGGTTCAGCTAATGTAACCATTTCTCCTGCAAAGAATTCTACGTTAGCACCTCTCCTTAATGCCATGGAAGTGTTTTCTGTAGTTAATATGCCTTATGCTTCCAAGGCAGCTTACTTGCCAAATCTTTCTGTTGTGTCTTGTTTGGTTTTCTTACATCTGTTAACCATTATTGTTTCTGCTACTGAGCTGTTCTAA
- the LOC110625702 gene encoding probable LRR receptor-like serine/threonine-protein kinase At1g05700 gives MEKFFLFLFLFLVLLFFLNAAVSQDMKNWVGIDCGSQTSQYKNELTWQTDEGFIKTGENKWISPNSKTKLDQLRTLRVFKEQNKNCYSLPAPTTDRYFIRAMFHYGNYDGLSNPPTFDLQFDGNKWITVQTSLSDTIFHEVVYASKGNNISVCLARTQDNQFPFISMLEIWAIPDDSYDIMTRDKAWIKAYRYSYGGSDVILGYPEDRLNRIWVPMTPQDLNAVKANFTTLDYTTVNYPPDEAIIHAVESPLPSESILLQPFTITEMTRLDHVSVYFTEIVQDINAIRTFDLYVNGKWEFTITPQYKNCTGYMINTRSFTFLNVELFPSFDSTLPPIISAIEVYTATDSLVSAGTSQDDLDGLAVLIDSFEQLKGWSGEPCLPSDTVWQWLACTGSYVNPPRVTSINLSGYGLNAHLPDFSQMQALETINLSNNSLSGPIPDFLGNLPSLTLLDLRDNGFSGEIPRSITDNNKLTYYLDGNPNLDQPKKKNLALIVGLAVGIPIFLLLVIAVIIIVYFSKRKPPAPSPVQATELQMGETNQNENTFVTVTTEAMVKPNSIEQTTLQSEGESFTSAPNGTHANMPIHANGYSAEISGEDISSNINSEINNHQLGVQDIDEEELNDLLRQHGSTGANVRT, from the exons ATGGAGAAGTTctttctcttcctcttcctcttcctcgtGCTCTTGTTTTTTCTCAACGCTGCTGTATCTCAAG ACATGAAGAATTGGGTAGGGATTGACTGTGGATCACAAACAAGCCAGTACAAGAATGAACTCACATGGCAGACAGATGAAGGTTTCATTAAAACAGGTGAAAATAAATGGATCTCTCCCAACAGCAAGACAAAACTAGACCAACTGAGAACACTACGAGTCTTCAAAGAACAGAACAAGAACTGTTACAGCTTGCCAGCTCCGACAACAGACAGGTACTTCATTAGAGCTATGTTTCACTACGGGAATTACGATGGTCTCTCAAACCCACCAACGTTTGACCTCCAGTTTGATGGAAACAAATGGATTACTGTCCAGACTTCACTTTCTGACACCATTTTCCATGAAGTAGTGTACGCAAGCAAGGGAAATAATATCAGTGTATGTTTGGCTCGCACTCAGGATAACCAGTTCCCATTTATTTCCATGCTAGAAATTTGGGCAATTCCTGACGATTCCTACGATATCATGACTAGAGACAAAGCCTGGATTAAAGCCTATCGCTACAGTTATGGTGGTTCTGATGTAATTCTTGG TTACCCAGAAGATAGGCTGAACCGCATATGGGTGCCAATGACACCACAAGATCTAAATGCAGTGAAAGCCAATTTCACTACCCTGGACTATACAACTGTGAATTATCCTCCTGATGAAGCAATAATCCATGCTGTGGAATCTCCACTGCCGTCAGAATCGATCCTTTTGCAGCCTTTTACAATCACTGAAATGACACGGCTTGACCATGTTTCAGTATATTTCACAGAAATAGTTCAAGATATTAATGCTATTAGGACTTTTGATTTATATGTGAATGGAAAATGGGAATTCACGATTACCCCACAGTACAAAAACTGTACAGGTTACATGATAAATACTCGATCTTTCACTTTTCTGAATGTTGAGTTATTTCCAAGCTTTGATTCCACATTACCGCCGATAATTAGTGCCATTGAAGTATACACGGCCACAGACTCTCTTGTTTCTGCAGGAACCTCACAAGATGACT TGGATGGTTTAGCTGTTCTCATAGATTCATTCGAGCAGCTGAAGGGATGGAGTGGTGAACCTTGTCTCCCAAGTGATACTGTGTGGCAATGGCTGGCTTGCACAGGCAGCTACGTGAACCCACCAAGGGTCACTTCAAT AAACCTATCAGGATATGGTCTGAATGCTCATCTCCCTGATTTCAGCCAAATGCAAGCCCTTGAAACAAT AAATCTGTCAAACAACAGTCTTTCTGGTCCAATTCCAGATTTCCTTGGAAACCTGCCCAGTCTAACATTGCT TGACCTTCGAGATAATGGCTTTTCTGGAGAGATTCCTCGAAGTATCACTGATAATAACAAATTAACTTACTA CTTGGATGGGAACCCAAATCTCGATCAaccaaagaaaaagaatttagCACTTATAGTTGGTTTAGCCGTTGGAATACCAATATTCCTACTACTAGTAATTGCAGTGATAATTATAGTTTACTTCTCAAAGAGAAAGCCACCGGCACCTAGCCCAGTGCAAGCAACGGAACTACAGATGGGTGAGACAAATCAAAATGAGAATACTTTTGTGACAGTAACCACAGAAGCAATGGTCAAGCCAAATTCAATAGAGCAAACAACTTTACAGTCGGAAGGAGAGAGTTTTACATCAGCACCAAATGGCACACATGCAAATATGCCAATACATGCAAATGGCTATTCTGCAGAAATAAGTGGAGAAGATATTTCAAGCAATATTAATTCTGAAATTAATAATCATCAACTTGGGGTTCAAGACATTGATGAAGAAGAGCTAAATGATCTACTTCGACAGCATGGAAGTACAGGAGCCAATGTGAGAACATAA
- the LOC110626409 gene encoding probable NOT transcription complex subunit VIP2 isoform X1, whose product MSGLLNSSLNSSASNLPDSTGRSFTTSFSGHSGAASPVFHHTGTIQGLHNIHGSFNVPNMPSTLASRNSTISNVPSGGVQQPTGSLSSGRFASNNLPVALSQLSHGSSHGHSGVTNRGGISVVGNPGFNSNTNGVGSSIPGILPTSAGIGNRNAVPGLGVSPILGNAGPRITSSMGNMVGGGNIGRSISSGGGLSMPGLASRLNLTANSGSGSLSVQGQNRLMGGVLPQGSPQVISMLGNSYPTAGGPLSQNHVQAVNNLSSMGMLNDVNSNDNSPFDINNDFPQLTSRPSSAGGPQGQLGSLRKQGLGVSPIVQQNQEFSIQNEDFPALPGYKGGNAEFTMDLHQKEQLHDNTMSMIQSQHFPMGRSAGFNLGGTYSSYRPQQQQQHAPAVSSSGVSFSSVNNQDLLHGSDIFPSSHSTYHSQTNGPPGIGLRPLNSPNTVSGIGSYDQLIQQYQQHQNQSQFRLQQMSAVSQPFRDQGMKSMQAAQSAPDPFGLLGLLSVIRMSDPDLTSLALGIDLTTLGLNLNSTENLHKTFGSPWSDEPAKGDPEFSVPLCYYSKQPPPLHHGYFSKFTVETLFYIFYSMPKDEAQLYAANELYNRGWFYHKEHRLWFIRVPNVEPLVKTNTYERGSYHCFDPNTFEIIRKDNFVVHYEVLEKRPSLPQH is encoded by the exons TCTTCGCTAAACAGTTCAGCTTCAAATCTGCCTGACAGCACTGGACGATCTTTTACTACTTCTTTCTCTGGCCATTCTGGTGCAGCATCTCCTGTTTTTCATCATACTG GAACTATTCAAGGGCTGCATAACATCCATGGGAGCTTTAATGTCCCCAACATGCCAAGTACACTTGCATCAAGAAATTCCACCATAAGTAATGTTCCTTCAGGTGGAGTTCAACAACCTACTGGGAGCCTCTCTAGTGGTCGCTTTGCGTCCAATAATCTTCCTGTTGCACTCTCTCAG TTATCTCATGGCAGCTCTCATGGACATTCAGGAGTCACAAATAGAGGAGGTATAAGTGTTGTAGGAAACCCTGGATTTAATAGTAACACAAATGGAGTTGGCAGCTCTATTCCTGGGATTCTTCCGACCTCTGCCGGAATTGGAAACAGGAATGCTGTGCCAGGATTGGGAGTATCCCCAATTTTGGGAAATGCAGGTCCTCGGATTACAAGTTCTATGGGGAACATGGTTGGCGGGGGAAACATTGGGAGGAGCATAAGCTCGGGTGGAGGATTATCTATGCCTGGTCTTGCATCTCGGCTAAATCTAACTGCTAATAGTGGATCTGGAAGTTTAAGCGTGCAAGGACAAAACAGATTAATGGGTGGTGTGCTTCCACAAG GATCTCCACAGGTAATTTCCATGTTAGGAAATTCCTATCCGACTGCTGGTGGCCCTCTTTCACAAAATCATGTCCAAGCAGTGAACAATCTTAGCTCAATGGGAATGTTGAATGATGTGAACTCCAATGACAACTCCCCTTTTGACATAAATAACGACTTCCCTCAGTTGACAAGCCGTCCTAGTTCTGCTGGAGGGCCTCAAGGGCAATTGG GTTCATTACGAAAACAAGGTCTTGGCGTTAGCCCAATTGTCCAACAAAACCAAGAGTTTAGCATCCAGAATGAAGATTTTCCAGCTTTACCTGGATATAAAG GTGGTAATGCTGAATTCACTATGGATTTGCACCAGAAAGAACAACTGCATGACAATACCATGTCAATGATACAATCTCAGCACTTCCCT ATGGGTAGGTCTGCTGGATTCAACTTGGGGGGAACTTATTCGTCTTATCGTCCACAGCAGCAGCAACAACATGCTCCAGCTGTCAGTAGTAGTGGTGTCTCCTTTTCATCTGTAAACAATCAAGATCTTCTTCATGGTTCAGATATATTTCCATCTTCACATTCAACCTATCACTCACAG ACCAATGGACCACCTGGGATTGGATTGAGACCTCTGAATTCACCGAATACAGTTTCTGGTATTGGATCATATGATCAGCTCATCCAGCAGTATCAGCAACACCAGAACCAGTCCCAGTTTCGGTTACAACAAATGTCAGCTGTCAGTCAACCCTTTAGGGATCAGGGCATGAAATCCATGCAAGCTGCACAATCAGCTCCAGACCCATTTGGGCTACTTGGCTTGTTAAGTGTTATAAGAATGAGCGACCCTGATCTGACCTCCCTAGCACTTGGAATTGATTTAACAACTCTAGGACTAAATTTGAATTCCACAGAAAATCTTCACAAGACATTTGGCTCTCCATGGTCTGATGAGCCAGCGAAGGGCGACCCGGAGTTTAGTGTGCCACTATGCTATTATTCTAAACAACCTCCTCCTCTACAT CATGGATACTTCTCAAAATTCACGGTGGAAACactgttttatatattttacag CATGCCAAAGGATGAAGCTCAATTATATGCTGCAAATGAACT TTATAACAGAGGCTGGTTTTATCACAAAGAGCACCGATTGTGGTTCATAAGAGTCCCCAACGTAGAGCCACTTGTGAAGACAAATACTTATGAAAGAGGATCTTACCACTGTTTTGATCCAAATACATTTGAAATAATCCGCAAG GATAATTTTGTTGTTCATTATGAAGTGTTGGAAAAGAGACCATCTCTACCTCAACATTAA
- the LOC110626409 gene encoding probable NOT transcription complex subunit VIP2 isoform X2 — protein MPSTLASRNSTISNVPSGGVQQPTGSLSSGRFASNNLPVALSQLSHGSSHGHSGVTNRGGISVVGNPGFNSNTNGVGSSIPGILPTSAGIGNRNAVPGLGVSPILGNAGPRITSSMGNMVGGGNIGRSISSGGGLSMPGLASRLNLTANSGSGSLSVQGQNRLMGGVLPQGSPQVISMLGNSYPTAGGPLSQNHVQAVNNLSSMGMLNDVNSNDNSPFDINNDFPQLTSRPSSAGGPQGQLGSLRKQGLGVSPIVQQNQEFSIQNEDFPALPGYKGGNAEFTMDLHQKEQLHDNTMSMIQSQHFPMGRSAGFNLGGTYSSYRPQQQQQHAPAVSSSGVSFSSVNNQDLLHGSDIFPSSHSTYHSQTNGPPGIGLRPLNSPNTVSGIGSYDQLIQQYQQHQNQSQFRLQQMSAVSQPFRDQGMKSMQAAQSAPDPFGLLGLLSVIRMSDPDLTSLALGIDLTTLGLNLNSTENLHKTFGSPWSDEPAKGDPEFSVPLCYYSKQPPPLHHGYFSKFTVETLFYIFYSMPKDEAQLYAANELYNRGWFYHKEHRLWFIRVPNVEPLVKTNTYERGSYHCFDPNTFEIIRKDNFVVHYEVLEKRPSLPQH, from the exons ATGCCAAGTACACTTGCATCAAGAAATTCCACCATAAGTAATGTTCCTTCAGGTGGAGTTCAACAACCTACTGGGAGCCTCTCTAGTGGTCGCTTTGCGTCCAATAATCTTCCTGTTGCACTCTCTCAG TTATCTCATGGCAGCTCTCATGGACATTCAGGAGTCACAAATAGAGGAGGTATAAGTGTTGTAGGAAACCCTGGATTTAATAGTAACACAAATGGAGTTGGCAGCTCTATTCCTGGGATTCTTCCGACCTCTGCCGGAATTGGAAACAGGAATGCTGTGCCAGGATTGGGAGTATCCCCAATTTTGGGAAATGCAGGTCCTCGGATTACAAGTTCTATGGGGAACATGGTTGGCGGGGGAAACATTGGGAGGAGCATAAGCTCGGGTGGAGGATTATCTATGCCTGGTCTTGCATCTCGGCTAAATCTAACTGCTAATAGTGGATCTGGAAGTTTAAGCGTGCAAGGACAAAACAGATTAATGGGTGGTGTGCTTCCACAAG GATCTCCACAGGTAATTTCCATGTTAGGAAATTCCTATCCGACTGCTGGTGGCCCTCTTTCACAAAATCATGTCCAAGCAGTGAACAATCTTAGCTCAATGGGAATGTTGAATGATGTGAACTCCAATGACAACTCCCCTTTTGACATAAATAACGACTTCCCTCAGTTGACAAGCCGTCCTAGTTCTGCTGGAGGGCCTCAAGGGCAATTGG GTTCATTACGAAAACAAGGTCTTGGCGTTAGCCCAATTGTCCAACAAAACCAAGAGTTTAGCATCCAGAATGAAGATTTTCCAGCTTTACCTGGATATAAAG GTGGTAATGCTGAATTCACTATGGATTTGCACCAGAAAGAACAACTGCATGACAATACCATGTCAATGATACAATCTCAGCACTTCCCT ATGGGTAGGTCTGCTGGATTCAACTTGGGGGGAACTTATTCGTCTTATCGTCCACAGCAGCAGCAACAACATGCTCCAGCTGTCAGTAGTAGTGGTGTCTCCTTTTCATCTGTAAACAATCAAGATCTTCTTCATGGTTCAGATATATTTCCATCTTCACATTCAACCTATCACTCACAG ACCAATGGACCACCTGGGATTGGATTGAGACCTCTGAATTCACCGAATACAGTTTCTGGTATTGGATCATATGATCAGCTCATCCAGCAGTATCAGCAACACCAGAACCAGTCCCAGTTTCGGTTACAACAAATGTCAGCTGTCAGTCAACCCTTTAGGGATCAGGGCATGAAATCCATGCAAGCTGCACAATCAGCTCCAGACCCATTTGGGCTACTTGGCTTGTTAAGTGTTATAAGAATGAGCGACCCTGATCTGACCTCCCTAGCACTTGGAATTGATTTAACAACTCTAGGACTAAATTTGAATTCCACAGAAAATCTTCACAAGACATTTGGCTCTCCATGGTCTGATGAGCCAGCGAAGGGCGACCCGGAGTTTAGTGTGCCACTATGCTATTATTCTAAACAACCTCCTCCTCTACAT CATGGATACTTCTCAAAATTCACGGTGGAAACactgttttatatattttacag CATGCCAAAGGATGAAGCTCAATTATATGCTGCAAATGAACT TTATAACAGAGGCTGGTTTTATCACAAAGAGCACCGATTGTGGTTCATAAGAGTCCCCAACGTAGAGCCACTTGTGAAGACAAATACTTATGAAAGAGGATCTTACCACTGTTTTGATCCAAATACATTTGAAATAATCCGCAAG GATAATTTTGTTGTTCATTATGAAGTGTTGGAAAAGAGACCATCTCTACCTCAACATTAA